The proteins below are encoded in one region of Balaenoptera ricei isolate mBalRic1 chromosome 6, mBalRic1.hap2, whole genome shotgun sequence:
- the LOC132368043 gene encoding putative spermatogenesis-associated protein 31C2, which produces MKSVWGQRRVPGLQVPTPAWPVQPSWSHLLFCSCLGRLPGKDDFHQLSCQDPPGEMCKAVPAGAHQPCKEPVEDTAPATSLLAPLTKCRLHLASSTSPGPTTSSVSVHPHTSLSASQSVEPFLPQDGLSPLPLALSSPPSCPPDSEACPLTASSALPPPDSILTLTQCDSSMALPLDTVPQSMSPHTPWSASVIPAISGLGHSSCPISALSWWQAAAKSLCLSTSSQCKSQKKHLSHNPPEASFWVGLTDRQVEVSSPPLLISDDQNLLEIQVTKRVEIEIRKEKENNGSHLKQMSPDCHLNYLGNMLKSLGTEQDTTTPQLFWSTKDKPEQLPCFQQFSYPKVLGDHLQQKYNQFFWGLPSLHSESLVATAWISESSSAPQSPSFLFNGISNACPVQMQAKISPLLCQFQPLSHLEFQSQHFIPTIPQFQPPLLAQVQTQAHLKSSLPILPPSSLPQIRACGVPCPIAQNKIQFLTPTEIQHSEWSLLQKQLENGWALSSVVKRSQELFSVFTSNIPEDSWAASILPETFPISPELRRQLEQHLQKWLIQHRWELPQRIQKSLEIRQLQGELPGTCQAKDKQGPSQPSSFTGESNKDAQKMGFQLNQELGKGLGHILGKVPKDLSRSSESSLVKFQGMNSEESKSDLRLLRNDSRIDLLRSLDKNLENTLKGHLGKKLGQINEGLIPVNVSQSCLALEHASPKSDIHMETRNLGILKGWEPCMNTSRRVSFLDPDIQEVLEAHIIRFLVKHRWTLPLKVLKPINLFKLKKFQPSTILQFAFSPSATCVSGSHSRVKFAEFLGKPPQSHSGGKVITEESVPTLVRPLLVPSPVCKEIQSALGGIPSGDYHGPSKSSLTGQEGRPPSQSLTLSLVGRTWKSETVEWAKRDSLEPGPSSAMVRNEPREVSGGQASRDPCHRVTVMEVNLGSQSLRGEEAREAVEAKESPALQPQSSVILEAKGLTKSQTTNVHMRSLEVPGTSKSFLLPRMSVFQHPGEPCLNMEVASEFKSKVKVQSDNHLQNFPKHMFLAADNLASQVSQCHHQRVPTRDRLAFQEPSGLMAAQRSNLGQQEPKTSKLQDSWKSQSKMIAPTYKREDCRRHKPGEQEEGFKELGTSQAGSMSRPAQVRGITDCVGSKCLQLMPEKKHSPPENLFRKKMRLFLKWIFPNKKVNGQDALQKFKPISATAQSHGSVKSRSILKSETAEAQALMTAVGQIPEEKKAIHHGLHATKLNEHKQEFQAPVCGCFCYHRLTSYPEQRRMMGYIACSHQATSKGQSCSIREREVRHQQSLKSVRFDDEKLGLRCLPSSSPKKSLFPVSTCQYGPRIPGAPACHQHCPRHCHLWGDVLPGQQ; this is translated from the coding sequence ATGAAGTCAgtgtgggggcagaggagggttCCTGGGCTGCAGGTGCCCACCCCTGCCTGGCCTGTCCAGCCCTCCTGGTCCCATCTGCTCTTCTGCAGCTGCCTGGGGAGGCTCCCTGGCAAGGACGACTTTCATCAGCTCTCATGTCAAGACCCTCCTGGTGAGATGTGCAAAGCAGTGCCTGCTGGAGCCCACCAGCCATGCAAGGAGCCTGTGGAAGATACTGCTCCTGCCACGTCCCTATTGGCTCCTCTGACCAAGTGCCGTCTACATCTGGCCTCTTCCACTTCTCCAGGCCCAACGACCTCCTCAGTTTCTGTTCATCCACACACATCCCTGAGTGCCTCTCAGTCAGTAGAGCCTTTTCTTCCACAGGATGGCCTTTCACCCCTGCCACTtgctctttcctctcccccaTCATGTCCGCCTGATTCAGAGGCCTGCCCTCTGACAGCCTCCTCTGCCCTACCACCACCAGACTCAATTCTGACTCTTACTCAGTGTGACTCTTCAATGGCACTACCACTGGACACTGTCCCACAGAGCATGTCTCCACATACTCCTTGGTCAGCTTCTGTCATCCCAGCCATCTCAGGCCTTGGTCACTCAAGCTGTCCCATTTCAGCCCTGTCCTGGTGGCAGGCAGCTGCCAAATCCTTGTGCCTATCAACCTCATCACAGTGCAAGTCCCAAAAAAAGCACCTTTCCCACAACCCACCAGAGGCCTCATTCTGGGTAGGCCTTACAGACAGACAAGTAGAGGTGAGTAGCCCTCCTTTGCTCATCTCTGATGACCAGAACCTCCTGGAGATACAAGTCACAAAAAGAGTTGAGATCGAGATtcggaaggaaaaagaaaacaatggatcACATCTAAAACAAATGAGCCCAGACTGCCACCTGAATTATTTGGGGAACATGCTGAAATCACTAGGTACTGAGCAGGACACTACAACCCCCCAACTTTTCTGGAGCACAAAAGACAAACCAGAGCAACTGCCTTGTTTTCAGCAGTTCTCATATCCCAAGGTCTTGGGGGACCATCTACAGCAGAAATATAACCAGTTTTTCTGGGGTCTCCCTTCTCTGCACAGTGAATCCTTGGTGGCTACTGCCTGGATCTCTGAGAGCTCTTCGGCACCACAGTCTCCTTCTTTCTTATTCAATGGAATTTCGAATGCCTGCCCAGTTCAAATGCAAGCTAAAATATCTCCACTGCTTTGCCAGTTCCAGCCCCTGTCCCATCTAGAGTTCCAATCTCAACACTTTATTCCAACAATACCTCAATTCCAGCCCCCACTTCTGGCTCAGGTCCAAACCCAGGCACATCTCAAATCCTCTCTCCCAATCCTACCACCTTCTTCTCTACCCCAGATTAGGGCCTGTGGAGTACCTTGCCCTATAGCCCAGAATAAGATACAATTTCTTACCCCAACTGAGATTCAACATTCAGAATGGTCCTTGTTGCAGAAGCAACTAGAAAATGGATGGGCTTTATCTTCTGTAGTCAAAAGATCTCAGGAACTTTTTAGTGTCTTCACTTCCAACATTCCTGAGGACAGCTGGGCTGCCTCCATCCTTCCTGAGACTTTTCCAATCAGTCCTGAGCTCCGGAGGCAACTGGAACAACACCTCCAAAAGTGGCTCATCCAACACCGGTGGGAGCTGCCCCAAAGGATCCAAAAGTCTTTAGAGATAAGGCAGCTTCAGGGAGAATTACCAGGGACATGCCAGGCAAAGGACAAGCAGGGACCCTCACAGCCCTCTTCGTTTACAGGTGAAAGCAACAAGGATGCACAGAAGATGGGGTTCCAGCTAAATCAGGAACTAGGCAAGGGCCTGGGACATATTCTGGGGAAGGTCCCAAAAGATCTATCCAGAAGCTCAGAAAGCTCCCTAGTGAAGTTTCAGGGGATGAACTCTGAGGAGTCAAAAAGTGACTTGAGGCTCTTGAGGAATGACTCAAGAATTGATTTACTAAGGAGCTTAGACAAGAATCTAGAAAACACTTTGAAAGGCCATTTGGGCAAAAAGTTGGGGCAGATCAATGAGGGTTTGATTCCTGTGAATGTGAGTCAATCCTGCCTTGCTCTCGAGCATGCTTCTCCCAAGTCCGATATTCACATGGAAACCAGAAATCTAGGAATCTTGAAGGGTTGGGAACCTTGCATGAACACCTCCCGTAGGGTTTCCTTCCTTGATCCAGACATTCAAGAGGTGCTGGAAGCACATATTATAAGGTTTTTGGTAAAGCACAGGTGGACCCTACCCCTCAAGGTCCTCAAGCCCATAAATCTCTTTAAGTTGAAAAAGTTTCAACCCTCCACCATTCTGCAGTTTGCCTTTTCCCCTTCAGCCACCTGTGTATCTGGGTCCCACTCGAGAGTCAAGTTTGCTGAGTTCCTGGGAAAACCTCCTCAGTCTCATTCAGGAGGAAAGGTGATAACAGAAGAGTCAGTTCCTACCCTGGTGAGGCCTCTCCTTGTCCCCTCACCTGTGTGTAAGGAAATCCAGAGTGCCCTGGGAGGGATTCCATCTGGTGACTACCATGGGCCCTCAAAATCTTCTCTGACTGGACAGGAGGGCAGGCCACCTTCTCAGTCCCTCACACTCAGCCTTGTGGGCAGAACCTGGAAGAGTGAGACTGTGGAATGGGCCAAGAGGGACAGCCTAGAGCCAGGTCCAAGTTCAGCAATGGTCAGGAATGAGCCAAGAGAGGTGAGTGGTGGTCAGGCCTCACGAGACCCCTGCCATAGGGTAACAGTGATGGAGGTGAACTTAGGATCCCAATCTTTGAGAGGTGAAGAGGCCAGGGAGGCTGTGGAGGCCAAGGAGTCCCCTGCTCTTCAACCACAGTCTAGTGTTATCTTGGAAGCCAAAGGGTTGACAAAATCCCAAACCACAAATGTACATATGAGGAGTTTAGAGGTGCCAGGGACCAGTAAAAGTTTCCTACTACCTAGAATGTCTGTTTTCCAACATCCAGGTGAGCCATGCCTTAACATGGAGGTTGCTAGTGAGTTTAAGTCCAAAGTAAAGGTACAGTCAGACAACCATCTTCAGAACTTTCCCAAACACATGTTCCTTGCTGCAGACAACTTGGCTTCTCAGGTGTCTCAGTGCCATCACCAGAGAGTTCCCACCAGAGACAGATTAGCTTTCCAGGAGCCAAGCGGCCTTATGGCAGCCCAAAGGAGCAACCTAGGGCAGCAGGAGCCCAAAACTTCAAAACTTCAGGACTCATGGAAGAGCCAGAGCAAGATGATTGCCCCTACTTACAAAAGAGAGGACTGTAGGAGGCATAAACCAGGAGAGCAAGAAGAAGGGTTTAAAGAATTAGGTACCTCTCAAGCTGGAAGTATGAGCCGCCCTGCCCAGGTCAGGGGAATAACAGACTGTGTTGGGAGCAAATGTCTCCAGCTCATGCCAGAGAAGAAACATAGCCCTCCAGAAAACCTCTTCAGAAAAAAGATGAGGCTGTTTTTAAAGTGGATTTTCCCCAATAAAAAAGTCAATGGTCAAGATGCTCTGCAAAAATTCAAGCCCATATCAGCCACTGCCCAGAGCCACGGATCAGTCAAAAGCAGATCAATCTTGAAGAGTGAGACTGCTGAGGCTCAGGCACTCATGACAGCTGTTGGACAgatcccagaagaaaaaaaagcaattcaCCATGGACTTCATGCCACAAAGTTAAATGAACACAAACAGGAATTCCAAGCCCCAGTATGTGGGTGTTTCTGCTATCATAGGCTTACCTCCTACCCAGAGCAAAGGAGAATGATGGGTTATATAGCCTGCAGTCATCAAGCCACCTCCAAGGGCCAGAGTTGTTCTATCAGGGAAAGGGAAGTCAGACACCAACAGAGTTTGAAAAGTGTAAGATTCGACGATGAGAAACTGGGCCTAAGGTGCCTCCCATCTTCGTCCCCCAAGAAGAGTTTGTTTCCAGTTAGTACCTGCCAGTATGGGCCAAGGATTCCAGGTGCTCCAGCCTGCCATCAACACTGTCCAAGGCATTGTCATCTTTGGGGAGATGTCTTGCCTGGTCAACAGTAA